ACAAAACCCAAGAAACCATTTTTAATCAAAAAAAAACAGAAGCGAAAGTTTAAACAAGAAACAACATATATCAATCGAAATACATAGCTCTCTGTACATGCAAGCAGATCAAAGATGGCTGGAACAAAGGACGAAAGTTTTTAATCTCCACTGTCGGAGCTCCAATTGTCCGTGGATTTTGTTCATCGAGTTTGGTGGTGATGGTCCTCAGTCCTCTGGTGCTGGCATGAGCCTGAATGGAAGACCGGAAGAGCCGTCGGAGCAAGAATCAAAGTAGCCGGAGCTCATATAGTTTTGCCGGTGGAAGTCGTGAGTTCTTCCGATCCCTTCTCTTGCCTCCACCGTTCTCCACCGTCGCTCTTCTCGTTACAGCTCTCTTCCTTCTTCTTGTTCAATCCATCTCCTCCCTCTACCGTCTTCTCCATCAAACTCCATCCTTGGTAATTCACCAATTAGGGTTCCGAATTGAAACGAAGCGAAGGAATGGAATGAGGAAGCGTTGTGGCCTTGTGGGTTTTTTTTTAAAGCACTAACAAATGAGAAATTGACACGTTGCAACTTAGATATGGTTCCAAAAGTTCCATTTTTAGAACCACATCTATCTATTTTTACTCTTTTTGATTTAATTTTCAGCATATAATGAGATAGAACCATGACATAGATACCTCTTAGATACTCCATTGGAGATGGTCTAAGGCTTTACTTTATCGAAAAAGATAATTCTTCAAGGGAGGGTTAAAAAGATTGTTGATATTATTTATGGCAAACTACACCTTTTAGGATTCGAATAAATCGGTGAGTCCACAAAAGATTAACTAACTAGTGGAATTAAGGAACCAATGTTTATTAAGGAATATATGATGTAAATTTTAATCACAAGACGAATGACTTAGCGTAACATTATATGAAGAATAATGCCGATTAATTGGTCGTAACAACAAAACACAGGCACATGATAAGTTGTACACAAAATTCTTGCAGTGGTAGGTGATACGCTAGAGAATATTGTCTACAAATTAAAGCAAGGTTGATAGGGTGTACTAATGCTATGTAAATATAGAGTGTGGAGAGGGGAGACATGATACGGAATCAAGTTCCAATCACTTTTGAAGACATATAATTCTTGAGACGAACACATATAATAAGACTTTTAAAATCTGTAAATTATATTCTCTGAACTTGTCCCCTTTATTTTATGCTTTGACGAATATGTGTGAAGTTGAAGGCTGAGCTTACTTTTTTTTTCCAGTTTCTCAACACACTTCTAAATTCTAATGATAACTGTATGAATATTTTGTACCTAATTAGCAACAAAACTGATATGTGTATATTTTTACTTTATTCAGCTCATTGTGATCCAACATTTTATTACTATTATGTTTAAAGTGTATAAAATCGACTTGAAAATCATAAGTCGATTATACGATATGTAGAAGTAGAATGATTATCATATTTTCTACTCATATTGGTATCAGATTTTAATATCTATATTCAATCACACAATCGATTAATGTAACAAAAGTCTTAGACATCAAATATTCACCTCAATTCGTGCTCTCATATTTTTACGCTTTAGGCCTAATGACTTCTCGAAGCGAATTCATACATAGTCTTCAATTTTTTATTTATAAAATTGTACATTGATGCTACTGAAGTGAGTTGACTCTGCTACTTGACTCGAGTACACAATTTAACGAAGATATTAAAGTCAAAAGCAAGATATAAAGATCGCATCAAGTAATCATTAATTGTTATCTTCCCGATTTTTTTTTTTTTTTTTTTGATCAAACCAAAGTTGCATTTATCTTAAAAGAGTTTAAATTCCATTAGAGGAGGATACAACAAGGCTACAAAGAGCCGACCAAAATAATAAACTGATAAAATAAAAGATAGAATTGATACAAATCACAAAAAAAAACCATAATAATCGCATGACAACTATTTCATAAGCTTCTTGAATAACTGTACCAAGTGTAATCCAAAAGATCACAGACACTGCATCAACAGCAGAGGAGAGCATTAGCTGGGAGGAAAATCCTTTCAGTACCAGCAACTCTTGAGCTTCCAATTCACTCCATACAAGAGGAAATATTGGGAAGAGACACAGCTCCAAACAGGAGACAACCGGGAGAACAATATCCGTCAAGATCATATTCAATAGGTAACATATGTCACTAGGTTTTTCTTCCAGCTGCCACAAAGAAGAGAAACACAAGATAACAGCACCAAAGACCAGACTGAATACAATGAAGGACCTACATACTGCAGGAAGAAATCGCTCCAAGGCGACAAAGATAGAACCGACGGAAACTCTGTCCATCGAAACATTAACAACTAAAACCATTGACCCCAAGTTCAAAGTCCCCTATACAACTCGCGTTCCAACCAATTCAACAGAATAAAAGCAAGAGGAGAGAGGGAAGCTATGATGAACCTGGAGGACTGTAACAGGAGGGTGGGGTGGAAGGTCGGGACAAGATCTGAGAATAGACCCTTCAACGACTTGACAAGGAGACGACCTGCACACAACAGGAAATAAGCGTCCACAAGGGAAGGGAGAGTCACTGGAGGGCACAAGAGGGACGACGTCTGGAGGGTCTGGAGGTTCCGGTGGAGCGACGGGAGAGAGAGCTTCAAGCGGAGGATACTCGTACGGCGGCGGATCTGGAGGAGGTCTGGAAAATGACGAAGGAGGAGCGTTCACCATAAGGGCCATGGAGGAGGAGCAGAGCTGCTTCAAAGGGAGTCTGAAGGAGCGACGGAGCTGGAACGGAGGAGATCCATCCGAAACGGCGCACTTCGGGATACGGGTCCGAGAAAAATTTTTATTTATTTTCTGTTGTTATCTTCCCGTTTGTTTCATACATCAAGAAAGATAAATCAGCGTGTACCCATATTTTCAATAATGTCGGTGAATTTCCACTATCTTTAAACTTTTTGTGTCTTCTATGTATAACTGGTCAATTTGAACAGGAAAAGGCAATAGAGTTGATTCATTTTTCTTTCTAAAAATTAATTGATCCAAAGCACTAGAGCACAAATTCACCTCAATATATAATAGATTCTTCTATTCTATAGATATGTTGGAGATCGTTTTTAATATACGACAATTATACAAGTATTCACGATGGTTAAGCACTTCATTCAGCTGGTATGAATGCTGCCATTTAGTACTTGAAACGACAGAAAATAATAAAATTCTAAAGTGTATATAGTATAATGTATTTTGGAGGCCGGAACTGCACCTTCAAATGTTGTGATGGGTTAAAAATAAGTAACAAAATGCTTTATTTGTCCACTTCACAAAGATTCGGTGTTGGATTTTCCAAATAGCCTCTGTGTTACCGTTAGGCAGTGAAGGTTGCTCTCTATGCATGCTGAAAATGAAAGCTGTAGTCGAGAACTTACCCCTTCAACGGGAGAAATATTATCTATGTTTTTATGCACTTATTCCAGTATATATTTTCAAGAAATAATAGCCATTCAGGACAATTTTATCAAAATGTTCGAAATAAAAGTAGTGCTATATATGTAAACAAACTGCGCATAGTTCGTGGGTTTTTGGAAAATAAGATAATGCACGATGGCCACACGACATAATGGGTTAACCTTTCCCACTGAGTTGGGAAAATTCTTACTCCTTTTTCCGTCTATATAATTTTTAAGTCACCTAAATATCCAATCATGATTCATGACAACGATTAGCAAAGTTCACATCAGAAAGTGGGACGCTAATCAAAAATAGGGGCGTATTTAAGACTTCTTAATTATTGCATGCAACTGTGTAATACTCCCTACGTTTTTTATATAAATCGTTTTATAGAAATTTTTATGTTTCAAATTATATAATGTTTTCGGTTTTCTATATAAAATTTATTAACGCTTAATGTTATATGACCAATAATAATATATATTCTATTTTATTATTGGTTGGTTTGTGGTTAGGTAAATTATTAATGATATTTTTTTTTAGAAAATATAAAAAATTAATGATTTTTTAATTTATGTGCACAATTCTAAAACGAGTTATATTAAAAAACGGTGGGAGGAACAGCGATCTTGTTATTCAAATGTGAGTTTTCACTTTCATTATCTCTTTCGCAATTTTCTAAACTCGTTTTAATGTAATGTCTTGTCTGGAGGAGAAAATTGCGAAAGAGATAATGAAAGCGAATATAAAAGTAACGAAAGTGAATATAAAAGTAATATTAGTAATATGTTCTATTTTATTATTGGCTGAACCGGAAATATTTTGGGTCACGGTTCAATATGGTTCAACCGGATCAAACTTAGTTCAATAATATGGTTTAATATTTTTTTAGTATGTAAATATAAAAGTAATATTAGTAAACATGATGTATAGTTAAAATATAAATCATTTTTGAACATAAAATATTATAAATATAAATTAGTTTCTTGTTTATATGGATGGTTTTAAAAACACTGTCTTTTTCCATTGCAAATATTATATTGTATTATTTTCCATTTACGTACTTTTATATTTTTGGAAACACCTAGAATCAAAAAGGTGATACGGCAAATTTAGTTGAATACATATAAGTCTACCTTAAGCATTTTGGGTCGTTAACAAAAATATCAAACAGTATATTTATATTTTTTAACACATAAAAATAATTTTGAGTTTTTTCCTTCAAATAAAAATATAACTGAGGCCTGAGTGATTTATCATTAATGCATAAATATATAATACAAGTAGAGACAATTATATATCTTCACCTGAGATAATACATTACATTAAATAGTATTATACTCGCTAGCAAAAACAATAATGATTATATTCAACCGGTATATTAAACTATTAAGAAACACAAATTTGGTATTCCGCAAAAAGGTAGCTTAAATTTGTACCGTACAGTCATTTATACTATTATTTAAGAAGTGAAGTTGCTTACTTGTCATTTTTTTCATGATTTTAGTAAATTTGCTTACGTGTCTTTTCCATTATTTTAGAATAAATAATTAGTTTAATTAATATTATTATTTAACAATTTATTTTATTATATATTTATCATGATATTTAAGATAAATAATAAACATTAAACTATTCTACTGATATATAACTATTATTTTAAAAATATATTTTAATATACAATTATCATGATATTTAAGACATTCAATTAATCAATAGATATTAACAATATCTACAGATATATCATAATTACATTAATCTTATTTATTGTTTTGGAACAGGTTTTTCTTATATTTATTTCATGATTTGAATGACTAATATTATAACCGGTTTTCTGATTCTTATTAGAAATATTGATCCAAATATAAATTATTATAATTTTTTTACATAAGTATACAATATTTTTAATTAATCGATTTCTTTGGTTTATTCGGTTGGATCGGTTAATATATACTAAACCATATCCATATACTGTGTTTTTTAAAAATAACATCCATTCGGTTTATTTGGTACTACAAAATCTAAACTATTTTCTCAATTTTCGTTCGGTTCAGTTTTACCGGATTGAACACCCCTAGGCTATTATTATTTTGTTAATTTTTTATGGGTTGTGGTTGCTTATAATCCTTTGATTGTCACCGGATTTATTTTCGGTCCAAATACAATAAATCCAATTTTTAATTTGATTATTACTATAGAAAATATTTTGATCCAAAAGCTACATGCATAAATAAAACTATGAAACAATATAACATAATTTAGTATATTGATTACCAATATCAATATCAAAGTATTATAACATAATATTAATTTAAAATTTGTATCTAATTAAATAATTTTAAAATAAAATAAACATTAAAATTAAAAATTGTTATATATATATTTATATATTAGTTGCGGGACATCAACTACTATTCAAAGAAATATGAATATGAGAACAAAGGCATCGGCCATGCTAGGCTCTGAAATGAAATTTTCGACGTTGTTGGGCTTTAGCTTAGACCCATAACAAATTAACTACTAAGCATAGTCCGCTATGTTGACTTCGAAAGTCAAAGACTACTAGAGGCGTGGCTCATGGTAGTATCAAGCATGAGTTTTAGCATCAGAGATAGTAAATCATAGTGAATTGATAGCCAAAAGTGAAAGCCTACGAGAAATTGTAAAAGTCTATAAGTATAACTTGCTATATAATATAGCCACTCAAACATATATTTAAATACCTACATAATTTTTATTCTATTTTTATTATCGTGAATGCCATTGTGTTTAATGGCAAGACGCATACCATATACAGTGTGTTCTCTTGAAAGAAACTAGCTAAAAAACTTCAATGTATATGAATTGTTTATTTAAATATAGCAGTCGATGGTTTAAGGGTTATTTATACGTATAAAATGAATTGATTCAACGTTTACTTGTATCTGCACTAACATGTTCATGCTTTGATATAAAAGAGGTATATATTTTCTGGTAAATATTTATACCTATAAAATGAACTGCTGACATATCAATTCATTCTATGTCACAAAACTCATTTAACCATTCTTTCGTATAATTGCTAAAAGTTTTTTTTTTAAATGGCATTATACACGCTTGTGATTAGTCAACTCAACTACTAACCTGGGGGAGTACCAAGTGAGTGTAACGTGATCCCACATAACTAACATGAATTACATTTAAAACATTATTTCAAGTATTAATCTCTCAGACCAAAACAGAAGTAGTAATCAATCTCCATTGTTTTACTCACTATTTATACCCCGCCCCCTCTTTAGGAGCTCTCAACATTCACTTTCGATCAAGCAGAAGAATAGAGACAATGGCTGTCAATTACGAGGACCAAACCATATTGTTCGACTTCGTAGTCAAACAAGGTAACGGCGTGAAGGGACTGATAGACTCTGGCATGTCTTGTGTTCCACAGCCTTTTGTCCAACCACCCTCTGAGCGAATTGCGACCCTAAACGGCCAAACATGTGAAGCTGCACAGCCAATCGATCTTTCCCAGCTAGACGGTCCACACCACAAGGAGGTGGCCAAACAAATTGTTGAAGCTGCCGAGACGCTTGGCTTCTTCCAGGTTAGTAATGGCATTCAGACATATAGCATCTTGGTTGGTGTAGAATATTTTTTCATGCAATATAGTTAGCAAAACCACAAAAAAGAGCCATATATTTTGACCTGGATATACTAACGTTAGATACCTAAGCTAAAAATGTGTGTGAAGTATGTTTAATTTATCGTCTCTTACCAAATGCATGTCTAATAAGGGAAGACTATAATTAGAGGAATAAATGCAAATGGCAGGTGGTGAACCATGGTGTTTCGATAGAGCTGCTTGAATTGCTTAAAACGTCGGCTCATGAGTTTTTCGCACAACCTCCTGAGAAAAAAGCGATTTACCTAAAAGAAGTGAGTCCAAACAAGTTAGTTAAGTACGGAACGAGCTTCGTGCCAGAGAAGGAGAAGGCCATTGAGTGGAAGGATTATGTGAGCATGCTTTACACCAATGACCATGAGGCTCTTCAACACTGGCCTCAACCATGCAGGTATATATGTACAAAAAAAGTATATTATAAATACATCAAAGTTGTTTTGATCAAAAAAAATATAAATACATCAAAGTTGTGTGTTATACAAGTAGAGCATGCTATTTTGAACTAAGGTGACAAGTAAACTATTTTATAAAAGACATTCATCGATTCACTCATTTTCAGTTAATTTTAAAATAATAAACTCTAGAAAGTTAATTAACGAATTTGTATATATATGTGTGACAGAGAGGTGGCACTTGCTTTTTTGAAATCATCCATGCAAATGGTGAAAAGAGTAGTTGAAGTATTGATGGAGGATGTAGGAGTGAGACTAGAAGAAGAGAGAATGAACAGTTTGATGGGGACCAAGATGGTCAACATGAACTACTACCCAACCTGTCCCAGCCCTGAGCTCACCATAGGCGTCGGTCGTCACTCCGACATGGGTATGTTGACCGTTTTATTACAAGACGGGATTGGTGGTCTCTACGTTAGACTAGACAACGGTGACTGGGCCGAGATCCCTCCTCTCAATGGAGCCTTAGTCATCAATGTTGGCGATACTTTGCAGGTTTCTCATAGTTAAAACACACATTTGGCATTGAATGGCTTAAACTCTCTATATATATACATATATTAATTTAGGAGGTGTTATTGGTTTATATATTTTGATTGATTTAGAAATTCATATATTATTTATAAATCCAAGAAAAATATGCAAATCCGGAGGTTTTCTCTCGGATTTGAATCTTTGTATTTTTAACTAAAAAATCCAAACAAATTCATTCAAATCCATTATTAAATCAAATATATTAGTAAATCCGTACGATTGAATAACATTTGATTTGATATAGAATTTATGAATCATTAAATCAATAACACATGATTTTAATACATATTTGAAAATCATAGAACCAATAACACTAAATTTAGTTCGGATTTTCAAATCCATTAAAATATAACAACCAATAACCCTTACTTAATTATATACAATGTTAGATTCTTCTCTACTTAGAATACTCTAGTGCAGTACCCAAAATTCTTTCATTATCAGGACTTCACCTAAATTTCCTTTTGCAGACAATTCTATAATGAATTCATTAGTAATGTTGCTAGAACAATTTGGATCAAAAAAAAAAATCTCAAATTACTTGTATTAAAGTGATAAACCCAAGGCCAAAAACCAAATTACAACACAGCAACTTGCTATCATCATACTAGACCCACCACGATTTGGATCAAAATATTTTGGTTCTTTTAAGGAGATGATTGTATCAATATTTATTTGGTTTCTTTATTACTTATAGTGTTAATATTATATTTTGTTCTTTTATATAACTTTTCTTTACATGAGAACTTTACTTGTTATCTAGACCACCTCAAATTTAAAGAGTAAAGTAGTCGTCTGATATATGAATTACGTTTTTGTCGATTGTTATCTAAACCACCTCAAATTTAAAGAGTACAATAGTTGTCTGATGTATATAATAAGAAAACTAATGCATTATATAAAAAATTTATCAACAGATTCTAAGCAATGGGAAATACAAAAGTGCGGAGCATCGGGTTCGAACCACAAACATCGGATCGAGAGTCTCTGTGCCCATTTTCACGGCACCTAATCCCTCGGAGAAGATCGGTCCGTTGCCGCAAGTGGTGAAGCGTGACGGGGTGGCTCGTTACAAAGAGTTGTTGTTTCAAGACTACATGAACAACTTCTTCAGCCAGCCACACGACGGCAAGAAATCTCTCGACTTTGCTCGTGCCGATTGATACTATTATCACTTTTACCTGTTTCTATGTGCCAAATTAACCATAATGTGTGACGTCGTTGTTTCCTTTTGTTATCTCACAATTAATAAATACTGCCTTCTTCGTGTGCACTCTATAAAACGTGATGCAACTTAGTGAAATGCTCATGCATATTCAGTATTTTGATATGCGCCCACGCGGGTATATTTTCTTAAAAATATGATGCTATTTGTTTTTATGTCACTATTTAGAGTTGGGTAAAAAACTCGAATTCAAAGAATCGAACCGATCCCAATCCAAAAAAGTAGTATCAAATCTGAACCGAAATTGATTAAATATCCGAATTATTCAAAATTTTGGTATTTGAAGAACTGAAATCTAATCCGATCCGAACCGAAGTATTTTGGGTATCTAAAATATATTTATATACTCATATATATTAATTATTTTTTGTTTTAATATAACATAAAAACATCCAGAATATATATGATGCTTTTAAATTAGTTTAAATACTTTAAAATATATACAAATAATCAAACGTAAGTATCTAAAATTGTTAAAATATACTCAAAACTCCAAGAATACTTAAATAATTCTCTATCCAAATATTTGAACCAAACCAATTTATATGTTAAGTTAGGTATTCTGACATATGTTATTCAAATTTATATGTAATATATTCTATTGTTTATAGATTTTTTAAAAATAAAAGCATATAATAAATTTTAAATTTTTTAAATAATTTAAATTGGTTATCCAAATCTGAACCGAATTCTCAAAGATCTGAACCGAACACGAAATCTCACACAGACCCAAAAACGAACCATAACGCCCACTCCAAATCACTATTATATATCTTATATGTGTCATTATAGGTTACAAAAATATTTGTTATCATATAATTAATCATATTTTATATGTACCATTAAATAAGTTTTCTTGTAATTAATAATATTTTTGATGTACAATCATATAAATAATCGCATATATTATATTTTTAAATTTTAATGTGA
The DNA window shown above is from Brassica oleracea var. oleracea cultivar TO1000 chromosome C3, BOL, whole genome shotgun sequence and carries:
- the LOC106333669 gene encoding feruloyl CoA ortho-hydroxylase 2-like, whose amino-acid sequence is MAVNYEDQTILFDFVVKQGNGVKGLIDSGMSCVPQPFVQPPSERIATLNGQTCEAAQPIDLSQLDGPHHKEVAKQIVEAAETLGFFQVVNHGVSIELLELLKTSAHEFFAQPPEKKAIYLKEVSPNKLVKYGTSFVPEKEKAIEWKDYVSMLYTNDHEALQHWPQPCREVALAFLKSSMQMVKRVVEVLMEDVGVRLEEERMNSLMGTKMVNMNYYPTCPSPELTIGVGRHSDMGMLTVLLQDGIGGLYVRLDNGDWAEIPPLNGALVINVGDTLQILSNGKYKSAEHRVRTTNIGSRVSVPIFTAPNPSEKIGPLPQVVKRDGVARYKELLFQDYMNNFFSQPHDGKKSLDFARAD